The sequence ATGATAGAACAAAGCAGGCGGATCCCCTGATGGCAACGATAACAGTCTGACAGAAGCACAAGACAACCcttacacatatgcacacacacaacaacgCACACGCATGCACGCCGCACAGGCCACGAACAATGACACTCTCGCAGCTGTCTAGACAAAGTGCAGGGCTGCCGTGGGCTGGCTGTTGGAGATCTCAGGGGGGATTAGGGCATACACGACTACACTCACCTGTTCTTAGCTGCGTATGTTTTGTCATGCAGTGTTGATGTAATGTGACAGCCACAAATTGAGCCGGGTCTATCATGAGGTACGGAAACAGGTTATACATAGAACACTGAAGTCTTCATCACACTGTAGCAATTCATTTTGTTTTACCTGGAAGTAGCTGTACAGTCTGGATTGCATTTACCAATCATTAAAATTGGGGTTAAATTGGGTCAGCCTTTCTTGGGAATAACCCTAGAGTTTACAAGAAGTGCTGAATTTAATTGAAGGTCAAATGAGCTCCCCAGGTCTCCTGTGTTGAATTCTCAAATGAATTCTGGGAATTGGAGTACAAGAACTCTACAGCAGCCAAAATGAATAAGATCTTACCAACTGCCtctttaaaattgttaaaataagcCATGAAAATCAGTACATGTAGGGCTTTTTCTGCTATAACTTTTCTTGCTCTGGTATGACAGTAGCTACAGTATGGATGTTAATTCTAGCAGACTTGGATAATGCAGTGGAACTGACATAACTGAGTCAGTTTCCCAACTCATATTCTGCTTATGCTACTGTTACATTACATTTCAACATGTCATGGGTACAGATTCCAACAGTTCCAAAGTAAAACAAGTCAGTGCACTTCACCAGGATACAAGTTGCTTCCAGTTTGCTTCCAAAATCAACTTCACATAACACTCTTACCCACTACTAATGCCTTAAATTCACCCTGCTCTTGGGGATTTTCCTTTGGGATATACAGTACTGTGGGtttaaatgagcatacatatttatttcttgttCTTCTTTCTTTAGAAAcaccaagaaaatacaggaaatatgtgcacagccttaaaagatgcacaaaaactgaactaaatgggttctgaaGGTTAAACTCaccatttagtgtgacctctgaccccatgataagaagcagcacaaacaattagaaacatctgaaatATGCTGAATAAAACCTGATATaacacatcagaaaattaatgcagtaaatctcatatggTCTGAACAAAAGGCTTAAAGACATGATAGACTAAATTCTTTatagaggctgttttttttttggtttttttatcacttcacttttgtttttcctgctgtacatatttcctcatatatccagattggatcttaatacagagactgagaattgcatatgtgtggttattTTAACTTTACTAAATCAACAAACCTCATGTTGGCCCAGGACTTTTTCACAAAACTGTAAGTTTGTAATTATCTTGTTGCCAAATATGACAAAAGCATCTGCTGTTTGGTAAGATTCTGATTGATTTGGTCTAACGTGCAGATGCATCAATGTACAGTAGTTACCCATAAGCGCTACTGCTGCCAAAATATGTTTTAGATGCAGAGTGAGAAGTAGGCCCAGGAAGATTAGCTGCTGTAACACTGGAGCGAATGTGGATCCTAATAAACTAATAACCTGTCACAGACTGATGCTGCTGACTGGTCTATCATAAGATCTACACATTTGTATTTGttggaggaaagagaggagaacaaatgaggaaaaataagGAATGTGAAGATCATCACCAGCAATCGAAGAAATCATCGACAGTGCAAGCACGTAGACTaacactctctctttctctcacatacataGATGAATACAAACAGTGATGGaggggtgtgtgcatgtgtgtctgtatgtacgAGATGCCTCACGGATAAACTCCTGGATTTACTCACGCAGACTCCTCAAGCTGAGCAGACTTTGTCTTCTTGTCAGTCCTATTACAGAGGACATTTCTCCTAGTTACCGTAATGCTCTGTTACTGCATTTGTGTTACTGTACAGGACTGGTCAATTTGTTCAATTCTCTGTTTATCAGGTTGTGTGTTCTGTGTGGTTGCATGTACCAATGTAATCCAGAGAGAGTCACTGCAAGGACACTTTATGGTTTACTCCTATTGGACCCCAATTACTACTATGTGAGGAAAGCAGCAGGAACATTTTGGCAAGCATTTTAGATTCTATTAGCAATATTTTTCCACTTTtagcattgcaaaaaaaaaacaaaactcaatttAGGTCAGACTGGCCTGCAGATAATCAGTCATTTTACATGTGTTGCAGATTAAGCATTTAGATGAGGTCAGTTTAATCAGATGTCCACAGTGTTGCCTCCCTGGTTAAACACATTGCCCCCCTCTTACCGGCTGGAGGAGCAGTGTGTGTGCAATGGGAAGCTGATTATAGCTCTGAGGAGCAGAAAGAAGATGTCGTCCCTCTTTAAGCACAACATATATTATGAGTGATAACACTGTGGGTGTCAGTGGTGTAAGTAGGGAGGAAGGATGTAAAAGCGTCTCACTGAAAGACAAACCCTCCCCCAGCCCTTTTGaacgtctgtctgtgtgtgttcatgtctaGGTGTGTACAAGTGCATGAATAAGTACCCGCATGCTTATGTGCAGGGTAACAAGGAGAACAAAGGAAGCTGAAGCTCTCACACAGGAAACTTGAGACGCTGGTTGGTTCTGCACGGCAGCCTGTGCTTGACCTTTCACCCCTGAGACTCAGGACACTGGTTTATTGAGGATGCTGATAGGTACGGGGGATGGGAACATGAAGGTCACCCATGCACGAAACCATTCTAATGCAGCAGCACCAGGAGTTCTGTTTTGTCCGCCACCATTGATAGCTTTTGTTGCCAATGCATTTCTCATGACAGACAGAACTGGAGCATCTTTTTTAGCTGATCACTTTACATTTTGTTTGTAGTAACACCTCATTGCGAAGGGATTTGTTGTAAAGGTTCATGAGAGAAGGTGAAAGTATTTTTGCATGAATTCTGTGAGAacctgtgtgtttgcatgtgtacaTAATCAGACTTATCTTGCAAAAAGCAGGAAGAAAATGCAATGTTTACATGTGAATTAACTTCCTGTTTGTTGCACAAGGTCTCACTGTCAGCATGTGGGTTTGCTGCATTTCTTGTGACTCCCACAGGCAAAGAGGGGGGTTTGACCACTGAACTTGCCTGAAGGAACCCAGAGACTGCAGTTGTCCTTGGTGATGATGAGTGATTCAGGTAGACAGAGTGACTGGGTTTGGTCAGTGAGATCAACacattatgtgtttttaatcCGTGAACTAAACAGAAAAGGTCAGAACCTGTGGATCTGGTTCTGAgcaatttctgcttttttttttttttttttttttttttgtattaagaaAACACTGAATTAGTTCCTCTATAGGAAACTAATTGTATGCACGCCAGTCATGATCATTGTAATTGCACTCTGAGGATCACAATACTCTGTGTATTTGTAGTATCTCTAGTCTTGCATAAAGTACAGTAGGTGCTTCTTGCTACTACAGCTGCAGTGTTGGTTCACTGACGGAAGAAGCATGTTGAATTTTTAAAACGTGTAACCCAAAGCGTTCTTAAAGGAAAAGACATACGGGGCAGAGATGGAGGACACACAATAGCTTCTAGGCAGCAACAGTCTCCACGGTGACTGAATGACCCACATTCCGTCGTCTCCTCTGTCTTCTCGATGTGGGAGATGGGGcagctgtgggggggggggggggggggggggggttccgtaTCCCTCGACAACCGCACCGCTTCATCAGTTGGAAGGAATGAGTGTGCTTCTGTGTAGTGTGAAAAGGAGATGATACACTCAAGACTGAGAGGAAAGGGAGAAGACAGCGTTAGAAGACTTGGCTGGAGAAAAACTGTGGATAGAGGTGGATAAGTTGTACTACAAATTAGCAACATTGTGAGATGCACATTTCTTTTTACTAAATGAAATGTACTTCCCCTCTTGAATTTCCAGTGCATAAAAAACCCGAACCTCATTCCTGTTCTTTATTCTATCTACACATGTCTGATGGTatgttctctttctttctctctgctcTGTTTTGTGTTTCAGCCAGGAATGCCCCAGACTGTGTGCTCAGGCACCATGTTCACCACTCCCAGTGGCTTCAGCCCCCATCTGGCCTGTGCTGAGcctggggaggaggaggaggaggcccctCAGGAGGGTCCGGGACCTGGGGCTTGCCTGGCCGATGGGCCCGCTATTACCTCTGCCTCCCTGGACACCCTGATCCAGAACCTCGTGCCCACTGCCGATTACTACCCTGAGGTGAATGTCACAAAACTGAAAAGAGAAGCACCGTGACCTCCTCTGTTTTCCAGTTTGTAGTGGTAGCAGCAGTAGGGGCCTGTTGGATTACAAGCTCCATATGCTTGTTTTAAGTGCTCTGCTTCCTTTAATTACAGAAAGCCGCAGTGTTTTTTTAACTGATGTAGAAGCAGTGTCTTAATGAATGTCTCCTTTTGCCCGTTGACAGAAAGCCTATGTGTTTACCTTCTTGCTGAGCGCTCGTCTGTTCATTCCTCCTCCGGAGCTCCTGGCGAGGGTGTGCGAGCTGTGCATCAAACAGCAGCAGCTGGATCAGAGCCCACTCGATACGGTCAGCACTGCACCACGCACAAATACTTACTCATACACATACACGAGctaataaacagacagacaggcagagaacCAAAACCAGACAAAGCCAAAGAAGTTTCTTTGTTCCTGCATGTAAACAGTAACCACTTGTATTTACTCCGTTGAAATATTGCTGACTGGTTCTTTTTCACTTCTTTAACAACAGGCTAAAGTGCGCAAGTTTGGCCCTAAGATCCTGCAGTTGCTGACAGAGTGGACGGAGACTTTCCCCTCTGACTTTAGGGATGAGAAAATGGTCGGATATCTAAAAGACATCATCCACAGGATAGCTCCATGTGATGAGGTACGAGTGCAGGCCTGTTATAATGACACACAGGCCAATCATCTGTACCAAAGGCAGAGCTTTCTATCAAAATATATAAGATGAGTTAATGCAAGATAATAGTGAGCAAGACTGATTTGCGATATTGTTTGCCATTATGGCCTTTATAGGCTGCAGCTACAGTGAAGAAAGCTCTGATGGAGATGATATTTAATTATCATCACTATCGCTGTAGCGAGATGATGGAAGGAGTCAGTGTCAGTGTGGGGTGAGTGGCCACACCTCCGTGGGCACACAATCTTGTATtacaggagagaagagaagagaggaaggAAGGATGTTAAAGGAGTGGCTCTATCTGCAGCCCCAAGGGAAAATGGAGGGAGAGGAGATAGATAGAGAAAATGGGGGGATGGGATCCAGGACCACAGCGAGCAGAAGAAAAAGGTGAAGGGAGGAGGGCGATGGAGTCAGAGGGGAagatgaggaaaaactgagggagctgaagggagagagagggagggagagagagagaaagagagaggggaagGGCAGGTGGTGATGAATGTGCTGCTATTTACAGCAGGCTGcctactgtatgtgtatgtgtgcatgtgtgtgtgtgtgcgcatacaTATGGGAGCTGTGGCTGTGGGTCATTTGTGAGACAGACTGACCTAACGGCCTCCGTGACCAGTCATCAGGGGAGACCAACACATTCGTGTGCAGAGTGCATATGCCTGCTGATGTGTGAAATGATCAAAAAGATCATCTTTATTCAACTACTCAACTAAGAAATGGCATATCTCTCTATATTCTTGGGCTCATTAAATCATTTAAAAGTCTACTTAATCATCTCAAAACGCATTGCTAtcatactaaatgttttttttacttcatataCTGCCACACAGAGATATAGTTAATGTGGTACCAGTTTAGTTACACATTAACATTAAGTCATTTCAGTTCTTTAAGAAGTCTGTAGATCTTATAAAATATGCATAAAGTGCAGATAGTCAGTGGTTTTCCAGCTTTTTAGGTCACATTATTGCATATTTGACgtatgactttatttttttttccagctatTTACTTAATTAAGAGCAGCAATGAGTCTCttatgttctattctgttctaaattatgtttgtgtgttggtATGAATCTATTGATCAGAATATGAAGGGGTCATGATTATACTGGAATATATTTAGACGCTGTTTTTTAAATTGTACTTCTTGAAAAATTCATTTTCTCGGGTCTTTACATTGTAAGTATATGTGAGGATAGATCACAACAGTGAAATCTAGTGACAGGTCAGGTGTTAAACCACACAAACACCTAATCTAAAACATAAAACTCGATCATGATGTAATGACACAGTAATGAAGTGTATCGATGTTTCCTTACATATCTATTCATCCTTGCCGATAACAGCCATTAACATTTATATGTACATGTTTTTTATAGGCTGAAGTGTAATTTGTTAAATAAGGAGCTCAGCTCAGAAGACAAAGTACGACACTTACGACATGCTCGTTTAATTTATAGCTGTTAGTAATCTGTAAAGCATTAATAATGCATCTCCTTTCCTCCTCCCTTCACCTCTACCTCTACCACAGGCGTACTGGAAAACCCTGAACCAGGTGCTTCAGAAACTTAGCCAGAGGCTAGCCCTCATGAGCCAGGGGGAAGAGAGCATCATGAAGGTCTCCCTCAATGCCTCCTCCATCTCTGACAAGCTGGTGGCCTTCAAGACTAAGCCTCAACCCATCCAGAAGGACATGCTCTCCATCTGCAGCGACCCATACACACTGGCACAACAACTCACCCACGTGGAGCTGGTGAGGAGCAGCCGAGGGAGGGAAGGCTGGGTTAGAGGGAGGTCAGGGTGAAAGATGATAACAAAGATGGACAAAGTGGGGAGTGCACAATGCTTAAAGGGGGTGGGGGCTGAGGTTGGAGAAGTAGTGGCAGCTCCACAGTCCAAGTCAAGGCcagaaatatgaaaattaaaagGCATCAAACAGAGCGGAGGTGTGAATAGAACAGCATGTGAGTGTGATTGAACGTGCATAACTGGAGAATGGGAGGTGTAATAGCAGACTAAAAAGAGCAGAAACACTTAACACTTTGATCTTGTAGCATTTAGCataaccttgatttttttttttcttggcagcTATTGTTTCTTATTCAGTGAATTTTTGCGAAAGAACAAAGGGAATAATGCAGTGCAACATACATAATATCTGCTTTATCCCTCACATGGCATGCATGGTGTCTTCAATCTATTCATGTGTGCATTGATGTTGAGCACGTGTGACCGcggttgtgcgtttgtgtgtgtgtgtgtgtgtgtgtgcctgagtAGCTCGTACCCTTGTCTAAGCGGTGACATCACCCCAGAAGTCAGAGATGTGCCTGGGGCCTATAACAAAGGGGATAAAACCACTGTGGATGTATGTGACCTGACAGCTTCACactccaatacacacacacacaccgtggaaagacacagacacacacgtacaacgcacgcatacacacacacgacTTCCTTTGTATGATTTGCAACATGCCGATAGAAGTTAACATGTTTTCCGTCCCTGCgtgtgtggtgtttgtgtctgtttgtggcaCTGTTTTGGTTTTAGATTATATCACAAGATGAGTCTAATGAGTCATTCTCACTCGCGCATGTGTGTGACTGCAGTTGTCTTTTAATAGAAGTGAATACTGTCTCAAGTGTCACTTTAAGGAAATATGATTCCAATGAGTCACATCAATGAGTCATTACTTCCCCTTATTGATTGCCTTCCATTACTGAAATGAAAGAATTATTAATGGGACTACCCCCATCGctgtctctgtgtttttttttttttttccaggagcaTTTGAGTCACATTGGGCCAGAGGAGTTTGTCCAAGCTTTTGCTCAGAAAGACCCACTAGATGGAACACAGGTAATTATTCTGAAATCCATTAAAAGAGTCATTTATCTGCATCTTTATGTGATGTTTAaatgtgtgtccagtgtatgaaTTGAAAACTCTTCTGTGTTAATATTTCTTCATATCAGAGGCTGTAATAAAAGTCTATGTTGACATTTTTTTGGTTGGAATAAATGGTTGTGTTAATTACTATTTCAAGTTGAGGAATCAAGCCAATTtagagaaaaagacaaaatttcATTTTAAATAATACTTGAAATATGTTGAATCGATATTCCGgtctctcaacagcagggggaggtTACGTACCAGAACACAATAACCActgccaaaaccaccaatgaaccaACACTACATATCCAcacactgtatcactcactgaataaagtatagaaCTCattgtcagctgatagttttgttcgctttgttctgtttttagacagaaaacagccacagtaaaaccacagatcatctgttttctgtacagtttgtgttgtcagtagctgcattaaagatctgtttggaatcatccaaacaaggtccgaactgtcacagtttagtctgaactgtccGGGGATCAATAAATAATGaacttaacaaagataataattttgTACCGTTacaagcctcataatcaaactgaaGGAACActatgatttcagcatcaaactccattcttttcattacctctgccaaggaggttatgtttttgccagtgttggtttatctgtctgtttgtctgtccgtgtgcaagataactcaaaaagttatggacggatttggacaaaaatttcaggaaatgttgattctggcacaaggaacaaatgattacattttggtggtggttggggggggcattgatcggccttggcggtggtctgcgctctctgagtgcttccagTTTAAAGTTGTGTCCAGTGGTGACAACAATAACAGTGCTCCTAGCTGTTATCGCTTTGACACTGTCTTTGACTCTAAAGtctgtttcttagtggttctcatcccatatcATCACTCTCTGACACAACTATGTACAAATACTGAATATAGCCCCTTTAAATACAatcatggaaaaattattagaccaccccttatattcttcaatttcttgttcattgtgatgcctggtacaactgaaggtacatttgtgtggacaaatataatgataacaacaaaaatatcttaagagtttaatttcagagctgatatctaaccattttccaagttttcttgataataaccaaaatcacttcagttcttacaccaatagctatggcattgttctgacaaaaacagtgcttttaggcattccatgttttcttttctgtctgttttagtcacatgatacacacaggagttagtacttgattgcataaccattgtttttaatgacttttgatggtctaataattttttccgcaactgtacttCTATCGCCAATAGTGCTATTTAGAGCTGATGATTAAATGTAAACACAAATCCCCTCCTACCCCATATAAGACTTAGGTGACTGTTTTCAACCATGCTTACCATTTTGACTAACTGACTAATCCTTTATCCTTGCATatccctttttttttgtcatatttttagtttcattttcagaGCAGTTATCACACTAAATCTCAACAGTTCTCATTTTTATTACTGGTGACCTTTGTAAATATCCCTACCACACATAGGTCAGATGATCGCTGAGGACAGAAACAGCAGAGTATCGTAAAGACCATCCCTCTGTCCTCTGGATATAAATAGAAAACGCTCTTACTTctttgtttcatttcactgttttatttGTAGTCAGTTGCTGTCTCATCCATGTGTCTTCATTCTGTCTCTGcttgtattttttcacattctATTGATTGTGTTATTTCTGCTTTTACCTCACTGTCTTTGTCATTTACAGTCGCGTAGAGGGATCAGTCTGTAGATAGAAGCTAATTAGGTTTGGAAAATCCCCTGCGGTGGACGTCTATACTCACctgtgattttgtgtgtgtgtgtgtgtgtgtgtgtgtggttatgaATTATCAACAGCCATGCTTcagtgaccagaag is a genomic window of Sphaeramia orbicularis chromosome 10, fSphaOr1.1, whole genome shotgun sequence containing:
- the LOC115427463 gene encoding ras-GEF domain-containing family member 1C; translation: MPQTVCSGTMFTTPSGFSPHLACAEPGEEEEEAPQEGPGPGACLADGPAITSASLDTLIQNLVPTADYYPEKAYVFTFLLSARLFIPPPELLARVCELCIKQQQLDQSPLDTAKVRKFGPKILQLLTEWTETFPSDFRDEKMVGYLKDIIHRIAPCDEAYWKTLNQVLQKLSQRLALMSQGEESIMKVSLNASSISDKLVAFKTKPQPIQKDMLSICSDPYTLAQQLTHVELEHLSHIGPEEFVQAFAQKDPLDGTQPCFSDQKKKTSNLEAYVRWFNRLCYLVATEICMPAKKKQRAQVIEFFIDVARECFNIGNFNSLMAIISGMNMSPVSRLKKTWGKAKTAKFFILEHQMDPTGNFYNYRTALRGAAHRSQTANSNREKIVIPFFSLLIKDIYFLNEGCANRLPNGHVNFEKFVELARQVGEFMTWKQVECPFEEDRAILHYLHTAPIFSEDGLYLASYESESPENQVEKDRWKALRSNVLGKT